The Longimicrobiales bacterium genome contains the following window.
GATACTGGTCAAAGGTGATGTCGACACCCTCGGCTCGAGCTGCTGCGATCAACTCCAGGGACTCGACGCTCCGCCCGAAGTTGCGGTGCCCGCCCACCTTGTGGTGGGTCATCTGGACAGGGATACCAGCCTCACGCCCGATTCGGATCGTCTCTTTCACGGACTCGAGGACGTTGACGTCCTCGTTGCGCAGGTGGGAGATGTACATGCCACCCGCGGCAGCAGCGACCTTCGCGAGTTCAATGACCTCTGATGTCTCCGCAAAGCTACCGGGCAAATAGAAGAGCCCGGTGGAAAGCCCAAAGGCGCCGTCCTCCATGCCCGTGGCGACGTATGCACGCATCCGATCCAGTTCGCCTGGAGTCGCAGCTCTGTCTTCGTTCCCGATTACCTCGGACCTAATCGAGCCATGGCCTACGAACATCCCAAAGTTCGGGGCTACAGGCCCTCCCGCACTCAGCGAATCGTAGAAGCCGCCCAGCTCGAGCGGTGAGTTTCCGTCGTTCCCCTCCATAAGGGTCGTCACACCTTGGCGGACGAAGTTGTCCGCATCGCGCTCTTCCCGGATCAACCCAATCGAATGCGTATGGATGTCGATGAAGCCGGGGGCGACGTAGTGCCCGGTGACGTCGATGCGGTCCGTCGCGGAACGCCCAGAGAGATCCCCGACTTCTACGATGACCTGGTCGAGCACGGCGACGTCGGCCGTGAAAGCAGGCGCCCCGGTGCCGTCCACCACCATACCGCCCTCGAGTACGAGGTCGAATTCGGGCTGGCCGCACGCGGTAATCAGGAAGGCTGTCAGAACACTTGATATCGATCGAATAGTCATGGCCCCGAACATACAGGGGGAACCCAAGGAATGCCTGTGGGCGTTACTCTTCGACCCATACGACCAAGGAGGAATGAGCGTGCAACCGAAGGCACTTTGGGGCGTGTACAACGCAAACGGCGGCATCGCCGGCGAGCTGGCCTATGTGTTCGGGAAGATCCGGGGGACCATGCACTGCGCTCTGTGTGATATCACACACGCAACTGTGTCCAAAAAGGACGAGTGGAAGACACTCGAAGATGAGTGCACACTCCCACTCCACCTGGTGCACTTGAACGAGCAGCCTCCGGAGCTGGAAGCCGTGACGCGAGGAGCCACACCCTGCATTGTCGCCGAGTCAAACGATGGCTGGTCCATCCTCATCAACGCAGAAGAGCTCGAGGCATGCGCGAAGTCCGTCGACTGGTTTCGCGAGAAGTTGGACCTGTCTCTAGCGGCGCTGGCAGAGCGTTAGACGCTCAGCCCGCTCCTCACAGTCGACAAGTGCTCGTCCGTCAGCCCATCCATTTCGAAGACCGACACCCCTAAAGCCCCCGCCTCACGAGCAATGGCAACGGCCTCATCCAGTTGCACAGGCGTTAGGTCGGGCAGGTAGAGCCCCGCATTCAGAAGCGTGCCTGCCAAGGCGGTCACCCCCTCGCGAACTCCGTCACCAATCCACGGGCTCTCGTTCCTTCCTGTAGCCATCGTCCGCCTCGATCAACGGCCACTCAACGCGGGAGAAATTCACCCGCCGGCTGTCACCCGCTCGGGGAGGGACCGCCCGCGCTTGTCCTGGTACCGCCACCGGGCCGGGCGCCCCGGACCAAGCATCATCGAGCCTGCCGTCGATCTGAATTGTGCCCGCCGCCCTCGGCGCATCATACGACCAAACGGCATGGGCCTCGCCGGAGACGGGCGAGAGGATCAGCCCCACCAAAGCAACCGACAGGCCACCATGGACGTGCGCTGAAAGAGAACGAAATGTGGGCTTCATCAAGGGAACATCGGAGTCGGACTGCAAACCGGATCGAGCACTGCGAGCAGGCCCCTGATTGACGTTATTGCCCGTGCATCCCAACCTGACTCCGTCGCAGCCACTCGAAATGGGCGACGCCAGATTCACCTTGAAAGAAAACGACCTTGTCCGACACACCGCATACCGAGATTCGGCGCCGTGACTTCCTCCGGTGGCTCGCCGCTAGTCCGCTGCTTCCTTACCTGGGTGGCTGCGATGCCTTCGGCACACCAGACACCATCGCGCAGCAGGGCAGGAGCCGAACGCTCGACGATCTTGTCATGGAAGCGCAGAAGGCACTCGACGTCTTTGACATGGAGAAAGTCGCCGAAGCTGTGATGCCTCCCGCACATTTCGGATACATCCAGACCGGCGTGGACGGTGAAGAGACCCAACGCAACAACCGAGCGGGCTTCGAGGATCTGTACGTGCGTGCGAGACGGCTCATTGATGTCAGCAAGATCGATACGAGCGTGAACCTGTTCGGACGTGAGTGGCGCTCGCCAATCGTGATTGCTCCGGCCGGGAGCCACCGCGCCTTCCACGAGGATGCGGAATCGG
Protein-coding sequences here:
- a CDS encoding D-aminoacylase, encoding MTIRSISSVLTAFLITACGQPEFDLVLEGGMVVDGTGAPAFTADVAVLDQVIVEVGDLSGRSATDRIDVTGHYVAPGFIDIHTHSIGLIREERDADNFVRQGVTTLMEGNDGNSPLELGGFYDSLSAGGPVAPNFGMFVGHGSIRSEVIGNEDRAATPGELDRMRAYVATGMEDGAFGLSTGLFYLPGSFAETSEVIELAKVAAAAGGMYISHLRNEDVNVLESVKETIRIGREAGIPVQMTHHKVGGHRNFGRSVESLELIAAARAEGVDITFDQYPYTASSTGLSSVIPRWAQAGGQLAERLSDPATRRRVVDDIEAFVEMRFADDPSKIQLVSCSFDEKSAAAFPDDLSGWTLADIFTARDVPGTPAQIADLILEIDAAGRCGAIFHAFDEEDVERFMQSEFGMIGSDGRLSRFGEASPHPRGYGTFARVLGVYARERGVITMEEGVRRMTSAPADRLGLSDRGRVSPGMVADLTVFDPETVADRATFDDPHQYAVGIPHVFVGGIAVVRDSEVTGMRPGVVLRGPGYRHR